The DNA segment aggggtttccttgaacccgctgggtacgaggccgcggtcggttgaaagtttcTTCTTCCGGCCTTTGTGGTaaggagataggatattgccgatagtgaaggaggaacctaacgtcactggggcccgagtttgttatatatattatatcgtgcTGTTAACGCGTTGTATAATATAAGTGATAgggttttgtatttatatatattttctttgtatataataaaaaggagaAAGAGGGTGAacgtgagtgagagagagatgatataattattatgtttgtgtgtgtgtcgCAAGAGAGAGAATAAAGGTGAGCATTTTTATGTGTTATCTGAAAACGTAAAAGGAGAGAGGAAGTTGTTATTAATTAACCAGAAGGGGAAgtacaacatatttatattgaGACAAGTCGGTTCATTTAACCgacataaagaaaaaaacaaaactctatatttgacaCGTGTATTGGttataaagaaaaaactatTTGGGACATATGACAAGTGTCCAGATGATTAATCACCTTTTATAAAACTCCTCCTTGATTATTCATCTTGTATTACGTGGTGACTCGTTAAAAACCTGGTCATGGAAAAgcccattgggacaaaaactatgacaagggaaaaagagtacactgcCGTAATCTCCCCCTGAGAGTAGTGGACCTAGCTTCCTCGTTACAGGtcacgcaataatagaaaacatgatgcatcctaatCCTAGTCCTGATCAGGTtatcaactcagtcttaattccattcatctcagcttagcccttgctaaactgagtccggttccataaataaaataaccgtaaggactctaccatgcattctttctaaaaatattggtGATTCATTGCCTACTTTTGATGGTGATGGCTGAGTTATAATCTTTCCTTGAGAACATGCATTACATGTAAACTCGCCCGTTTGCAAAAATTTTCCGTTTTTCAACGGATGGCCATTCGAATTTTGCACTATCTTTCTCATCATAACTGAACCAGAATGTCCTAGCCTCTCGtaccaaattttaaattttacacgtGGAAGAGGACGACGAAGAAGAGTTCGTCCCTATGATGAAAGAGATAACAAGAATTTCCACGAAAATGAAAGGAATGAAAAGGGCCATGATGATAAAAGGCAAACGGGAAAGGTTTGCTACAGATGCGGCATGAAATGTCATTGGGTACGTATTTGTCGTACACCATAACATTTAGCCGATCTGTATAGAGAATTCCAAAAGGGAAAAGAAAATGGAAGAGGTTAAACAAACTTCATCTCTGATGAACCTgctgaaaatgttccatcaagagttgattatttttgttctctgtggcGGTGCTATCGAAACATAGACCGCATACCCAAAGACACGAAGATGGGATGCATCTGGCTCTTGCCCAGATGCTAATTGTAATGGGAATTACTTATGATATGCACTCGGTCTTAATCGAACCAGTGTAGCCACATGCAatatagcatgtccccatacagaaaTTGAGAGCTTTCTTTTCAAGACTAACAGTCTTCCAATCAACTGCAACCGTTTTATCAATGACTCAGCCATGCCATTTTATGTATGCATATGGGGAACTGGATGTTCTACATCAATCCCCAttgacatacaataatcatcaaaggcttgcgatgtaaactcaccagcattatcaagcCTTACTTTCTTAATGGCATACTCTGAGAACTGCGTTCTCAGCTTTATTATCTGGGCAATGAACATTGCAAAAGTCGTATTTCGTGTCGTCAAAAGAGACACACTTGACCAGCTACTAGATGCGCAAATCAATACCATGAAATACTTAAACGGCTCGCACTGTGGGTGGATCGgcccacatatatcaccatggattctttccaaaaacaTTGGTGATTCATTGCCTACTTTTGCTAGTGATGGCCGAGTTATAAATTTTCCTTGAGAACATGCATTATATGTAAATTCGTCCGTTTGCAAAATTATTCCATTTTTCAACGGATGGCCTTTCGAATTTTGCACTATCTTTCTCATCATGACTGAACTAGGATGTCCTAGCCTCTCAtgccaaattttaaatatatcagTAAACTTCATGTTTACCACGGCATAGGACTCAGTCATGGTTATTTTCGTACAATATAGTCCAGAGGATAACATTTTTAACTCTTCCAATATATGTTTCCTTTCTGACTTAATGCAATGAAATACAATGCCATCTTTACTCATAGTCTCAATATGATATCCATTTCTTCGGATATCCTTAAAACTTAACAAGTTTCTATGAGACTTGGGGTAATGCAATGCATCACTTATTTCAAATTTTGTTCCCCCTGGCATTGAAAATTTCGCTCTTCCAGAGCCCATAATAATCTTTGCATTACCAGATATTGTACTTATGCTTCCAGTGTAATCTCTTATTTTGAGACTGGAgaaatatttcttatctttaatTATGGTGTCCGTTGACGCACTATCTGCCAAACACAAATCTCCATCCATTGTCTCAAAGTTTGGCATCttctgaatataaaatattcataaaacatatattattaaacatcCAATATAACCAACATAACATATATCTTACAACAAAAGATATAGATACTATAATACAGTCTACTTATATCACATCGATTTATATCACTCATCGATACTCTCTGGCTCAACCAGAAAGTCTGATACGTCGAGATGAGTATCATCGTTTAAACCATGAAAGGATGGCCCAGGTTCATCAGAGATGAAGTTAGTTTCAcctcttcctttctcttttccCTTTTGGGATTCTCTATACAGATCGGCTAAATGTTTTGGTGTACGACAACTACGTACCCAATGACCTTTCATGCCGCATCTGTAGCAAACCTTTCCCGTTTGCCTTTTATCATCCTGGCCCTTTTCATTCCTTTCATTTTCGTGGAAGTTCTTGTTATCTCTTTCATCATAGGGACggaatcttcttcctcgtcctcttccacgaccatgATAACGGTTTCCACCACGTCCACGACCTCGTCCTCTCCTATTATCATAACTGGATGATGCAACAATTGCTTCTGGGAATGGAGCAGAACCAGTGGGATGAGCTTGATGGTTTAAAGTCACGAGTTGATTATTCTGCTCCGCGACAAGGAGGACTTGCATCAACTCCGAGTAACAGGTATATCCATTCACCCGGTACTGTTGCTGCAGGATTACATTTTAAGGATGGAACATGGAGAGAGTTTTCTCGATCATATCATAATCACTTATTTTCTCTCCACATAACATCATCCTTGAAGTAATTCCGAACATCGCGGAATTAAACTCACCAACACTTTTGTAATCCTGGAACCGGAGATGGATCCACTCGTGTTTAGCTTTTGGAAATATCACATATTTCTGGTGATCGAACCTCTCTTTTAAAGATTTCCAgaggtcacaaggatcctctTTCATAATATGTTCATCCTTTAAACCATCATGGATGTGGTGTCGTAAAAATATCATGGCTTTTGCCTTTTTCTCATCAGACACCGTTTTTGAACTATCAATGGTTTCCAAAAGCCCGTTTCCTCTCAGGTGCATCTTTGCACCTCCTGCCCAGGTCATATAATTATTTCCCGTAATATCCAGGGCATTACTTTCGAGCTTTGTCCAATTCGACATGATAACTGtattcataaaataataatataagtatAGTAAATACGAGAATTTAAATGCATAATTTACACGTAGTTGTCGTACGCCAAATATTTAGCCGATCTATATCGAGATCAAAAAGAAAAGGGAGAAAGAAAGTGAAATAAACTTCATCTCTTATGAGCTTGAACCATCTTTTCATGGCTTGAATACTCATCTCGATGATTCAGATTTTCTAGTTGgtccagaaaataaaaataaaatatcgatgttatatgagaattatcttcctgaataagattttgagattCAGGATGGAGATAGATATACGTGGCAGATATTGGATCAACGTACATGACTACTAACGGTAACAAATATTTCTCctctctaaaaataaataagtatagtATCTAGTAATATAAGAACATTATTGGCTCTAGAAGAGCTTATGATGAAAAGACATACATAAGAAAAAGatggtaaaattataaataagtgGTAAACTTGAAGTTTACTGATATATAGCCATCTCCAATAATGTTATCAACATTATTGTGAAATGCTGAAAAACTAGAAGTTTTTCACATATAGCAggtcaagaaaataaagaaaaccatCATGAGTGACGAATCATCAAACAAGTTCACTATATGTGATTTCTTTAAGCAGACCCGAAATTAAGATCTCACTCTAAaggatttgaaacataattcaTCCCAAAATGGTAAAACTGaatatgttattggttctagagTGGGATTCAGTACGAGATTTTAGACATGGAGtgtcatcatctcgagggggaaaattaaaaaatcctAGTGAGTGGAACATTGAGAAATTATGTACGCACTTGAAAAAGAACTTGATAAAGTAAACTCAAGTAAGATGATCCCCATGATCGGGTGTAAACATGCAGTCGTGTATGTAACAAAGGCATATACAATCCAGAGGGATAAAGTATATGGATAATTATAAATATGCTTGCAAGTTTGTTAGAAGCATATGATAAGCTGACGGAATGAGATATGTGAAATGAATTATAATGAAAAGTAGAATAATCCATTTACAAAATGCCTGCcataaaattttgatgaaataatgaaatcccaTATTCCAGCTgaaatgctccaataagaaaaTAGTGTCCTGAAAGGACGATATATGAGTCTATAGCATGCTAGAGACGTGATAGACCATTTTGGTTCCAAAGAGTCCTCGAAAAGgagcaaaaatataaatagaggatgaatctcttgATGAGACCGTTGATATGGTTAATATTACAGTCAGGTACCTGGGTAAATCtttgatgatgataaagagatCTCGATTAACCATATCAGTACGGATAACATATGGAACCAAAGAGAAAATAGATTGTCgacaataaaatgaaaaagcaTAATATAAATAAGATTTATGAATCTACCTCGATGTATGAGGGTAGAGTGACTTGATTGGCCATCAATTCGATATAAAGCTCGTTAGAATAACGAGAGATTTTTGGACCAAAAGACCAAGGTATATATTTCTCCAACGAATGAAATGAAAGATGACCTTGAGGTATGGAAAGCGGCTTGTTCTAAGGTCActggagaaaatttaaaatagatgcaATGTATTGATATGTCTGGTAGGACAAGAACAACTTGAGCTGCATCTTGATATAAGAAGTCCCTGAAGAGTTAAAAATGCTCTCGGGAATGTATAAAAGTCTGGAAGAGTTAGAATAAGCCGTATATAAGGTATCTTGAACCGGTAACTGGTGATATGTTTATGGCACAGTTTGATGATTGCCATAAGGATGAGTTTCTAGTGTTGGGGGAGGAATTAGAGAAATTCCTAAAAAGATTATATGGTGTACACAGTTGTTGTTACACTTTGGCTCCCTATGAATCAAAGAGAGCTGGAAATTCAGGAAATtgtgcatttgcataatttAGCAAACCAGTTACCAAATGTATTCACAGATACGACATTATATATCTGCTgaaatgttccatcaagagttgatgttcctaaagaacaaactATTGGTAACAAAATGAATGAACCTAgggttcagttaaagagggGGAGACTAGCGGGTTCTAAAGATAAAAACCCCCAAAAGAAATTGGTTGAGGAAATTTGCCAGGTTCCTgaagaacctgatactgaaaaatgtctAATAGAATGCATAAGTGGTAAGGTTTCAGAAGAACCTGATATTGtaagatgtctgaaagaaggcataagTGGAACTGTTCCAGAAGAACATGACACtgaaaatgtctgaaagaaggcatagatGAAAAAGTTCAAGAAGAACCAAATAAAGATATGGATCCAGATGACGAAAAGGGAACATaaaagtatgagatttccatcaactacACCCTTGATGTAAAGTTATAAGACAAAAGATGTTGATGGAGTGTTCTCCTTTTATGTCCAAAGAGATCAATCATAAAAGTGATGATCCCGATCCATGGTCTATTTTGGAATGTTAAAAAGCCATAATTGGGAGGAGTGGCAGAAGACcattaaaattgaattattctccctaaataaaaggaatgtctttgTACCTATAGTCATAATGCCTGAGAATATAAATCTTGTTTGGTATAAGTGGGTACTTGTGAGAAAAGTGACACGATATAAAACCTGATTAGTTGCCCAAAGATTTTCTCAGAGACCTaaaattgattttgaggaaacgtattccctggtaatggatgcaattacgtttagatttttgatgagcctaACGGCGTCTAAAAATCTTGAGATGCATCTCATAGAcgttgtgactgcatatttgtatggatcgttggataacgatatatatatgaaactccctgagggattgaaaatgccagggacattgaaagaaaaattcagggagatttgttcggtcaagttacagtgatcactttacggattaaagcaatccggacgcatgtggtacaatcgcttTAGTGAGTATCTTTTCAGtaaaatatatgtgaataaTGCAATATATCCatgcgtttttataaagaaatcgtcatctggctttgtgatcactgttgtatatgtagatgacctgaacataattggaactcaaaaataggttgatgatgctcgaactcatatgaaagaggagttcgaaatgaaagatctcggcaagATAAAGTTTTATCTTGGGCTCCAGATAGAGCATTTCTGAGAAggaatatttgtgcatcaatcaaactatacAAAAAGGTTATTGAAACACATTTGGATGAATAAAGCGATTcctttgagtactccaatgGTAAATAGATCTCTCGATGTTAAAagatatgttattttaaaagatCCAGGTAAGatcttatataaataagtactttggagatgctaatggtaataaaatatttgtgaGCTTATATGTCTTGCAAGTtgtatttgataaaatatagttttagacACTAACGTCTTTGCACGATACAGCTCATTTCCTATTTATGGAAATTAAAATGGCGTCGAGAACATGTCAGTTCTCTCCAAGGTACGTATTGATTCAGAATTGGTTTACCTAGAAACcccgagtttggtatggtttTGCATTTACGTGCTATTTATAAAGTCGAATGTAAACCGGATGTGGTTTTACAATTGGTGGAACCGCGATCTCTTGGCGGTCCCAGAAACAAACTCTGGCTGCGACATCTTCGAATCATGCAGAGACTATTGCGCTTCACGAAGCATGTCAAGAATGTGTGTGGCTTCAGTCAATGAGTCACCACATACAAGAATCAAACAGATAGTCAACGAGAAAAAGCCGGAAAATATTTGAAGACAATTCGGCTTGtgttgctcaactcaaagaaggCTATATCAAGAGCGACAAAACAAAGTACATCTCTCCAAGATTTTTCTCATACATACGGGAgctcgagaaaaataaagaagtggACATTGAGTATGTACGGTCATGCGACAATCCAGCTGACTTGTTTACAAAAGCTCTTCCGACTACAACATCCCGAAAAAAGTCTATGGTATCGGAATGCGACATTTGCATGACCTGTTACGAAAAAGCCATTAGGGAGAGATTACGacagtgtactctttttcccttgtcattgtttttgtcccaatggatttttccatgactaggtttttaacgaaGCACTACGTAATACAAAATAGATAATCAAGGGGGGAGTGTTGTggtaatgattatttattttgtaagaaGATAATGTTTATCTTCATATTTTGTCGTTTACCTTTCAAGTCGGTTTAACCGACTTCCTCCTCCCCTATATAAAGGGATGTTGAGActcatataattaatgaaaGCAAGATCATTtgagctctctctctcgttgTTTCCTCACCCCAAAATACAAAgaacaacaataataattaaacaaaatactCAATTTCATCTTATTTTTGTTCATTCACAAATACCAAGTGAATTAATTGTTCTCTCTTATTAATTCACAACACATAATGTGTTGAGTAATATAAGGTGTGAGAGAGAGTACTTTTACTTTctgtattaatattatattattatattatgtttgtgtgtgtgtgtgtacgtaaggaagaagatagatgagattataacttatttattttgagaGAAAAGAAATATTTGTTACCTTTAGTAGTCATGTACGATGACTCGATATCTGCCAGGTTTATCTATCTCCATCCTAAAtctttaaatcttattttgaaagataattctcatatcacatcgatattttatttttattttctggaaCAACCAGAAAATCTGAATCATCAAGATGGGTATTCAAGCTATGAAAGATGGTTCAGGCTCATAAGAGACGAAGTTTATTATACttcatttctctttttctttttgattctcgATACAGATTGGCTAAATATTTGGGAATACGACAAATATGTACCTATAATTCTTTCTTACTGCATCTGTAGCAAACTTTTTATGGTTGCCTTTTATCACCCGAccacttttattttttgtggaAGTTCTCATTATTCTCATAGGGAGgaaatcttcttcctcgtcctcttccacgaccatgATAACAGTTTCAACTGTATCTACACCTTCGTCTTTTTCTAATAAGACCGACTTGATGGTTTAGTATcgtgatttcatttttttttcagtttattcGGAAGATTTACATTAACTCCGATCCTTTCTTTTATGGATTTAATCATCAAAGATCTTCTAGATCTTTTCTCAtgatatacctcatcttctaaaCCAACATTGAATTGGTGTAAATATCATGGCTTTTCCTTTTCTCATCCGATATAGTTTTCAACTTATCGATGATTTCTCAAAGCTCATTTTCTATCAGGTGCAACTAATCAGGTTTTATATCGTGTTACTTTTCTcacgaatacccacttatacccactatagatccaaagacattccttttatttagagagagtaattcaatttgaatggccttctgccactcctcccaatcatgtctttttaACATTCCAAAATGGACCTTTGATCGGGATCATTACTTTTATGATCGATCTCTTTGGACAGAAAaggagaacattccatcaaAATCTTTTATCTTATAACTTTTCATCAAGGGTGTAGTTGATGGAAATATCATACTTTTTTGTTCCCTTTTCGTCATCTGGATCATCTTTATTTGGTTCATCTTGACCCTTTTCatctatgccttctttcagacatttttcagtatCTAGTTtttctggaacctttccacttATGCCTTCTTTCAAACATATTATAATATCAGGTTCTTCTGGAACCTTACTATTTATGTCTTTTTGTAGACATCTTTCAGTATCAGGTTCTCTTTGGGAtgaattatgtttcaaatcctTTAGAGTGAGATCTTAATTTGGGATCTGCTTAAAGAATCACATATTATTAACTTGTTTGATAATTCATCACCCATGATggtttcctttattttcttgacACGCTATATGTGAAAAACTTCTGGTTTTTCAACATTTCACAATAATGTCGATAACATTATTTGGATATGGCTATATATCAGTAAACTTCAGGTTTACCACTCAATTATAATTTTGCCATCTTTTTCTTATGCATGTCTTTTCATCATAAGCTCCTCCAGAGCCaatagtaatttttatattactagatacaatacttatattattattctatgaagACATTTATCATGTCGAATTTGACAAAGCTCAAAATTAATGCCCTGGATATTAcggaaaataattatatgaacATAATTTTTCGATGTTCTAGTCACTAGGATTCTTTAATtctccccctcgagatgatgacaCTCCATGTCTAATTTTTCAATGTTCTAATCACCATTTTTTCTTATTGGAGATACTATGTCTTCATGTCTTTTATAACTTATGCAcatgttttcttataatttgaaaaaaacgCTCTCCACGTTTTGTCTCAGGTGCATCTTTGCACCCACTGCCCTGGTCATATAATAATTTCCCGTAATATCCAGGGCATTAATTTCGAGCTTTGTCAAATTCGACATGATAACTAtattcatagaataataatataaatatagtatctagtaatataaaaattactattGGCTCTGGAGGAGCTTATGATGAAATGACATGCATAAGAAAAAGATGGCAAACTTATAATTGAGTGGTAAACCTGAAGTTTACTGATATATAGCCATCTCCAATAATGTTATCGACATTATTGTGAAATGTTGAAAAACCAGAAGTTTTTCACATATAGCGTGTCAAGAAAATGAAGGAAACCATCATGGGTGATGAATTATCAAACAAGTTAATAAAATGTGATTTCTTTAAGCAGATCCCAAATTAAGATCTCCCTCTAAaggatttgaaacataattcatcccaaatgggaaaaatgaatatgttattggttctagagTGGGATTCAGTAAGTGATTTTAGACATGGAGtgtcatcatctcgagggggagaTTAAAGAATCCTAATGACTAGAACATTAAGAAATTATGTTCGCACTTGAAAAATAACTTGATAAAGTAAATTCAAGTAAGATGATTCCCATGATCGGGTGTTAATAAAGACATATACAATCCAGAGGGATAAAGTATATGGATACTTAAAAATATGCTCGCAAGTTTGCTAGAAGCATATAATAAGTTGATGGAATGAGATATGTGAAATGGATTACAATGAAAAGTAGAATAATCCATTTACAAAATGCCTGCCAgacattttgatgaaataatgaaatctcatATTCCAGCTGAAAATGTTCCAATAAGAAAATGTGTCCTAAAAGGACGATATAAGAGTCTAAATCACGCTGGAGACGTGATAGACCACTTTGGTTCCAAAGAGTCTTCGAAAAGGagcaaaaatatgaatataggATGAATCTAATGATGAGACCGTTGATATGGTTAATATTACAGTCAGGTACCTGGGTAAATCATCAATGATGATAAAGAGATCTCGATTAACCATATCAGTAAGGATAAAAAGATGGAACCAATGAGAAAATAGATTGCCgacaataaaatgaaaaagcgCTATATAAATAAGGATTATGAATCTACCTCTATGTGTGAGGGTAGAGTAAATTTATTGGCCATCAATTCGATATAAAGCTCGTTAGAAAAACGAGAGATTTTTGGACCAAAAGTCCAAGGTATAGTTCTCCAGAGAATGAAATGAATGATGACCTTGAGGTATGAAAAACGGGTTGTTCCGAGGTCActggagaaaatttaaaatagatgcaATATATTGAAATGTCTGGCAGGAGAAAAATGATCTGAGTTGCATCTTGATATTTAGTAATTCCTGGAGGGTTAAAGATGCTCTCGGGAATGTATAAAACTCTAGAAGAGTTAGAGCAAGTCGTATATAAGGTATCTTGAACCAGTAACTGGTGATATGTTTATGGCATGGTTCGCCGATGGCCATTTTAATAAGAATGAATTTCCAGTGTTAAGGGCAGGAATTACAGAAATTCATAAAGATATTATATGGTGTACACAATCGTTGTTACACCTCGACCCCTTACGAATCAAAGAGAGCTGGAAATTCAAGAAATTAtgcatttgcataatttggcaaACCATTTACCAAATGTGTTCGCAGATACGACGTGATATACCCGCTGAAAAAGTTCCATCAAGaatttatattccaaaaaataaACTGATAGTAAAAAATGAATTAGCCTAGGGTTCAGTTAAAGTGGGGGAGACTAGCGggttctaaagataaaaatccccgaaaataaatttttgagCAAAGCAGAAAGGTTCAGAAAGAACCTAATAttgaaagatgtctgaaagaagacataagTGGAAAGGTCCcagaagaacctgatactgaaaaTGTCTGAAAGCAGACATAGATGAAAAGGTTCAAGAAGAACCAAATAAAGATATGGATCCAGATGACGAGAAGGGAACAGAAAAGTATGAGATTTTCATCAACTACGCCTTGATGGAAAGTAATAGATAACggatgttgatggaatgttctcctTTTGAAAACGGCTTGTTCCAAAGTTGctgaagaaaatttaaaataaatgcaATATATTGATATGTCTGGCAGGACAAATACGACTTGAGTTGCATCCTGATATTTAGGAGTCCCTGGAGAGTTAAAGATGCTCTCGGGAATGTATAAAACTCTAGAAGAGTTAGAGCAAGCCGTATATAAGGTATCTTGAACCAGTAACTGGTGAtatgtttacggcacgatttgcaGATTGCCATTTTAATGAGAATAAATTCCAGCGTTAGGGGGAGGAATTTGAgaaatttctaaataaattaCATGGTATACACATTCGTTGTTGCACTTTGGTCCCCTTACAAATCAAAGAGAGCTGGAAGTTCAGGAAATtgtgcatttgcataatttggcaaACCAGTTATCAAATGTATTCACATATACGACATGATATAACTTctgaaaatgttccatcaagagttgatgttcctaaagaacaaactgatggtaacaaaataaatgaacctagggttcagttaaag comes from the Brassica napus cultivar Da-Ae chromosome A7, Da-Ae, whole genome shotgun sequence genome and includes:
- the LOC106398244 gene encoding uncharacterized protein LOC106398244 encodes the protein MSNWTKLESNALDITGNNYMTWAGGAKMHLRGNGLLETIDSSKTVSDEKKQQYRVNGYTCYSELMQVLLVAEQNNQLVTLNHQAHPTGSAPFPEAIVASSSYDNRRGRGRGRGGNRYHGRGRGRGRRFRPYDERDNKNFHENERNEKGQDDKRQTGKVCYRCGMKGHWVRSCRTPKHLADLYRESQKGKEKGRGETNFISDEPGPSFHGLNDDTHLDVSDFLVEPESIDE